A window of Amaranthus tricolor cultivar Red isolate AtriRed21 chromosome 8, ASM2621246v1, whole genome shotgun sequence genomic DNA:
TTATAGTAAAGATTTCGATGTTTGGAGATGAAATAAGAGGAATCGATGTAAGCGCGCCAGGATGAGGACACAGTCCTGAAAATGGCAAGGTCTTGGACAGGAAGCAAAGCCAAAATGTGGATTATTATTTCAGATGAAAGATCAGGAAAAGAGAATTTAACGGAAGTGCTAGTCTTGATTTTCTTCATCGGCAAACCAGAAAACAAATAGtatcagagaaagaaagaagacGAATGGGATCAAATAGGCCaagaaagaaataaatattatagtaaGGGAACAATTTTGTAGCCTTGAACGTTGACTGTCGTATATAAAGAAAGAACTGAATTAGATATGGAGGAATATAAATAAATGGGTTTctcttgtatgagattgtctcaccaCTAGACATacctatataattagtttattcttgtaattttgtcaatttaatattgtaagtgGTATTTTTAACACGCTAAATATACATGAGTCAGTCTAATAATCTcatcaaattattttattttaaaaaaagagtAAATCAATAAATGGATCAACTGAACTTAAATGTAAACCATTCGTGGTTGTTGGTTTCGATTTTTCAAATGGGTTAGTCAAAAGTAAACTATAATTCAAGAGGTTATCTCCGATTAAATTTGTCATTAGAATccgacaactttttttttttgagtgacTATAATTTGGAAGAAAATATTACGATagtacttttctttctttctttgatATTTTTGCCCATGAATTTTATCTCTCATTGAACATAAATTTTCTCaagtcatttaattaattttttgatctttttatgcttaaaaataattaataatatcatGAATATGAgtaaattaatgtaaattaaaacaaataaaaataaatttcaatttattaaaaaatacaagTAGTACAATGtcattcttttaaaattttaaatgtataAAAACCagtacaataacaataaataaaaatcgtTTTTAGTAAAAGTTACTCTAGTTAAAATAAATCATAGGAGTTTTCAGTTTaattcaatacaattactaaaatttaattttgattagtagaattcaattttaatcattaaaatgaaactaatgtTGGCATTAACCTCTCTTCTCAAGAGAtgaaaattgtattattttgtCTCATCTCAAAAATACCAAGAATGTTAAGGATGCAATCCGATCTTGTATTACATGCCGGTCTTTTGATTTAACACAATGTCTCTTACTTATATAGACAAAAGACACATTATTGCCTATTATCTACAATATTGACTACTATCTACTCTATCTTTTCACTGGATTAAGGCTACGCAAGAATGCTAATTCTAATGaacaatatttgttttattagtcATGTATCCTATCAGTGCTTCTAAAATCATTCTTACTTCCAATTCCGTAACCTATTTACAACAATCAatctaataatagaaaaaacagATGACAAGTTAGTGTAAATATCGATTTTCACTGTTCGCTATGAACTTCTTACGAATCGATTCTCGTGAATTAAGAGAAAGGTTCGAAAATCATTCCTTCCGTTCCTGTAAGCAACGCTAAGGTTTCCACATAAGGACCCCCGGAAAGAAAACGAGTATTATTATTCATCCACATTTTTAACTTCCGGCTTGTAACTTCATAAAATTGTATGCTACCCCACAATCCAATTATTAGAAATACATTTGTCTGCTCAACAAAGAAAACCTTAGCACCATATGGATTGTGTTGTTCCATTACATCAAAAACATTTTGAATCCAAGATTCTGAGCACCACACCCTCCATGTGTACTCTTCATCATGCTTTTCCATTACCCATATGCAGGACGATGATATAACAGCTAACAACCCACCAATGGTAAAAAGATTTAAACTCTTACATTCTTTCAGTGGCTCGGGTACTGCCACATTATTAAATTCTTCTTTATCAAAATCAAAAGAGTGAATAATTCTTGGATAACCTTGAGGAAACCAGTAAACAATCCATCCACAATAAACATATTTGTTACGGGAAAAAGGGGCCTTTAATGAAGTCCAAGCATCGACATTCATGGGATTGATTTTAATAGTCCAAATGTGATTTCTAAGTGAATAAACTGCCATTGCCGGCTCATACTCATCACATTTAAGCCGATAGACAAGCACCTTATAATCATTACATGTGGGGGAAAACCCTAAAACATACTTAGTAGATTGAAAGGGAGTAGCAAATGGAGAAGGTGGAAGAATCAGAGATTTTCTGAGAAAGGCGTTAAACAAATACATACCCTTTTGATCACCATATAATCTGAGTAGAAATAACCCATTACATGTTCCATAAATCCATGGTATTAAAGAAAAATCAGCAGAATATGGAGGACGAACAGCAAGAGTGGTTAATTTCTGACCGTTAATAATAAGCTGTAGGCGGAATCGTCTTGAAGTTTCTCCAATGAGTAAATGGGAAGTTTTGGAATGTTCTTTATTGTAAAGATTTCGATGCTTGGAGATGAAAGAAGGGGAATCGATGTAAGCGCGCCAAGATGGGCACACACACCGACATTTTAGTAGGGTTTTGACAGGAAGCCTGGCCAAAATGTGGGTTTTCGTATGAAATGGAAGATCAGAGAAAGGGAAATAAACGGAAGTGCTGGTATTCATGATTTAATTTCTTCTTTGGGAAACCAGAAAACAAAGTTTCAGAGAAAGGAAGAAGACAAATGGGAAATAACAAAAATGAATTAAAGAATGGATTATCTTTTGTTGTTAATTGTGTTCGGGGGCTTTCCGTTAGTTTGTTTGATGTTCATCTTTCTAGTGTGATTGaacaaagaaataaaagtgtttttttttcttaacttGTTCAGAAAGTTTTCAATTGATTTGGGccattatttagtttttatttagttgCTTCATGATTTCCggaaatttaagttaaattaatggggtaaataaaattttgaattttggacattaaattaagttaaaataatGCGAAAGAATAATTAAGATTTGAACACGTGACCAATTGTCACTACAAAAGACTATTGAATTAGCGATGGTAAAATAGTGAGGGGAGGAGTTGGTCGCCCCTGACGACGGCAAGGCAAGAGAAGGATTAGTCGCCAACTGAGAAAGTACATGGCGACTGGTTGGCGACTGGTTGGCGACCACCCTTCCCGTCGCCATGTACTTTCTCAGTTGGCGACGGGAAGGGTGGTCGCCAACCAGTCGCCAAAagcattttatcttttttttttattattttaatattcggCGACGGTTTTTGTGATTGTCATTTCGTCGCCAATAAAGAcagtattttttaatttttattttaatgcttGGCGACGGGTATCGTTTGTCGCCATATTGACGCCAGCAAGaccgaatttttttttttatttaactgTTGGCGAGGACTACCTTAATCGCCAATTCCTcgctattttttgttttatatatttttttaaataaaggcGACGGTACGGTTGGAAGCCTTTTGGTCGCCgtgttttttgaatttgaattcaaaagTGGCGATGGGTTTGTAATCGCCGTGTCCGTGTTGTCGTCATgttttctataaataagacgCATAATTGTTGTGCATCGTATATTTCGGaaactaaagaattagaagaggttagtgattttcttattctattatgtagcttgttttttatctttatatgagttgttttatttatttttattatttatatttaatttttattgtcattaatttggtttaattttattatttgattagtacatattttatttcctttgttatttacttgagttttttttattttttattattttatattttatttttattgacattaatttggtttaataatttttattagaataattatattattatcatatattattattttcattaacttactttactaatcagttgaataattatgttatatattatatataggtgttaaaaatgaattttaggcaagaaagaagttggatgtacaaccgacgaaaaaatgaaaagtttagtttaagatttatgagaggatttaaagagtttttaaattttgctcGTACAAAAAGCAAGAGTTCTGAGATTAAATGTTcttgtaaaaattgttgttataaggaaccagatgaaataagagaacatctaataagaagggggtttgttgaaaattactatgagtgggaatatcatcaaaatatagAGATAGGAACAACATGTGATGTTGTAGCGGTAGTGGGAGCGAGCAATtgtcaaacaatccaaatccatactcacagatggtgcatgatgtAGTAGCTAGTGTATTTCTAGACACTTACCATCAGTTCATTCCCTCCCAGTATGATGTAgtgtcagtagataatgaaccatCGGTACACAttgacgaatatccaaaccctcagtgtcgacagttctttgaaatgttaaattctgtaaatagtcctttaTGTGAAgattgtaaaaatcacaccaaaatgtctattattggtcgacttacaaacctgaagacagaccatcgtctcactgagaggtgttacaacgatatttgtgctattgtgaacgaagtgttaccagaacagaatacgatggtaaacaacttctatgaaacgaaaaaacaaatagctgccctTGGATTACCCGTTGAGAAAATAGATTGTTGTCTTAACGAATGTATGATATGTTGGGGAATAATGTGAATGCAACTTGCTattatatttgtgaaacttctagatggagaagaaacagtaaaggcgataaggtttcgcggaaacaatttcattatttccccCTGGGCCCCAGATTATAAAGATTGTATGCTTGAGAGGCAACAGCTAGGCATATGAGGTGGTATGCAGAGCACCGCACTAAagatggagagatgatacatccgtccgatgctgaagcgtggttgacatttaacgacatgcatccagactttgcaatggagactcgaaacgtgcggcttggtctgtgtacagatggttttaacccctttggaagttccactcaacagtattcatcgtggcctgtCATTGTCACACCATATAATCTtccgccatggatgtgcatgaagaagccgtatatgttcttgaccgtgattgtccctgggctgagtaatccaaagcacaacattgactcatatcttcaaccactaatacaagagctgaatatgttgtgggaggagggtatttgtacatttgatgtgtcAAGAATGGAGAATTTCCAACTGCGAACAGATTTAATGTGGACGATCAATGACTTTCTAGCTTATTCGATGTTGTCCGGGTGGAGTACTGCTGGCCGATATGCTTGGCCTTACTGCATGGATGATTCACAAGCCTTCTACCTTACGCATAGCAAGAAAATGTGTTGGTTTGACTGTCATAGAAGGTTTTTAGATAGAAGTCATCCTTATAGgagaaatagaacaaattttAGATCAGGCGTTGTTGAGAAAAGAGATCCGCCTATTATTCGGACTGGACATgaattgcttgatgaattagaCCAGTTTGGTTTCTTGAGAGTCAATGAAAAAGATGCACTGGAACATAATAAAGAGGTTAGTAAGTACTCTGCTGGATGGAAGAAGAGGAGCATATTCTGGGATTTTCCATATTGGAAAACTAACATGATTCGACATAATTTGGATGTTATGCACATAGAGAAGAAtgtttttgataacattttcaacactttgttgtgtgtgccaagtaaaacaaaggatcacatCAAGGGTAGACACGATCTGTGTGAACTTGGTATACGTTCAGAATTGCATCCTATGGGTTCGTGTATTCTCAAACCTTTATAGAAttaatgattaataataattcatgtaacatgttattataattatatacagGGACGTCTATTCCTAAAGCTTCCTATACATTAAATGAACAATAGATATGTGCTTTGCTTTAATGGTTGAAGAGTATTAGATTTCCCGATGGTTATGTGTCCAATATGGTAAGGAATATTGACATGGCCAAGCATCAATTGTTCGGCATGAAAAGTCACGACTGTCATGTTTTCATGCAATGCTTAATTCCAATTGCATTCAGAGAATTGCTACCGGTGAAGGTTTGGGAAGCTCTTACCGAGTTGAGCTTATATTTTAGAAGTTTGACAACCACAAAGCTATGTGTGGAGGATTTGAGGAAGATCAaagctgtaacaccccgatattttcccgatattttcttcccgatatatttaataattcactagtaatattatttctatatatattttatttattattgggcttggtcatgagatttgcaatcctttttggcaattagaattatttggacccaaacttttccttaacctatcttttcttttaaaaaaaaaaaagaaaataggagggactcttggtggagcttgtaactcccttagggtaatgaaggattaaggcattaatcccatataattaacccttcttaattcctaaattattttcatattgacttcctttcaaaattcctcctaattcacattcctaactccatcacacttcatcatttggtgttttcctttacaattgtaagtgtaattcttaatctatgttgaatcttaagttttaatttaaaattctatgattattatatgttttatcttataattcatgtttactttatgaatttaaaatttcatgtatgattttgggatgtatttttctatctaaattgatgaagaatgtttctttttagggttttagatatgtttatatgtgtgtgaaggatttgtttgatggatgattgtaaagtatatatatataaaaaaaatggatgctaatagaaaaatgtatgtggtgttagaaatttattttattgattaataggaggaatttataatgttgttagagaaatatatataaatatatatgtgatgtgtgtgtgtgtacattgtgtaaaaagaattatttttgaggaataaaaattaatttcatagatggtcatgaaaattatgtaaatagtcgtttagatttaataggaaataaagcattgaaatttatatttttgtgataaaaaaaaatgaaatgacaaaatcccgtaggtttggaaaatggtgaaaaaaggtgtttttggaacatttttggctttgaaattaggttaaaaatacttatactatg
This region includes:
- the LOC130821706 gene encoding F-box/kelch-repeat protein At3g23880-like translates to MNTSTSVYFPFSDLPFHTKTHILARLPVKTLLKCRCVCPSWRAYIDSPSFISKHRNLYNKEHSKTSHLLIGETSRRFRLQLIINGQKLTTLAVRPPYSADFSLIPWIYGTCNGLFLLRLYGDQKGMYLFNAFLRKSLILPPSPFATPFQSTKYVLGFSPTCNDYKVLVYRLKCDEYEPAMAVYSLRNHIWTIKINPMNVDAWTSLKAPFSRNKYVYCGWIVYWFPQGYPRIIHSFDFDKEEFNNVAVPEPLKECKSLNLFTIGGLLAVISSSCIWVMEKHDEEYTWRVWCSESWIQNVFDVMEQHNPYGAKVFFVEQTNVFLIIGLWGSIQFYEVTSRKLKMWMNNNTRFLSGGPYVETLALLTGTEGMIFEPFS